A portion of the Archocentrus centrarchus isolate MPI-CPG fArcCen1 chromosome 19, fArcCen1, whole genome shotgun sequence genome contains these proteins:
- the wbp2 gene encoding WW domain-binding protein 2 isoform X1 codes for MTLNQNHSESGGVIINNSESVLMNHDNVELVFCDAERLPEAFRKSKKGSIYLTPYRVIFLAKGRDALQSFMMPFYLMKGCEIKQPVLGANYIKGTINAEPGGGWEGSATFKLIFASGGAIEFGQYMLQVAAQASRGQPVTPGFGGCPYMANGAYAYPPPPANGMYPAGPPPGYSYPNPPPPGNGFYPTPPAFDASAAYIPPPPYSAPLGQQPPHDPDLPSSAAAEAKAAEAAASASCATLPPTHVYLPQDKPPPYSPPEDKKNQ; via the exons ATGACTCTGAATCAGAACCACTCGGAGTCCGGCGGTGTCATCATCAACAACAGCGAGAG TGTGCTGATGAACCATGATAATGTGGAGCTTGTTTTTTGTGATGCGGAGAGGCTGCCCGAAGCCTTCAGAAAGAGCAAGAAGGGCAGCATCTACCTGACTCCATACAGG GTGATCTTCCTGGCTAAAGGACGTGATGCACTGCAGTCTTTTATGATGCCTTTCTACCTGATGAAGGGCTGTGAGATCAAACAGCCTGTCCTGGGGGCCAATTACATCAAGGGCACCATCAATGCAGAACCTGGAG GTGGTTGGGAGGGCAGTGCTACGTTCAAGCTCATCTTTGCTTCTGGAGGAGCCATAGAGTTTGGACAGTACATGTTGCAGGTTGCAGCTCAGG CATCCAGAGGTCAGCCTGTGACTCCTGGCTTTGGTGGGTGCCCCTACATGGCTAATGGGGCCTACGCTTACCCTCCCCCCCCTGCCAATGGAATGTACCCAGCAGGACCTCCACCTGGATACTCCTACCCTAACCCTCCTCCTCCAGGTA ATGGATTCTACCCCACTCCTCCAGCGTTTGATGCCTCTGCAGCATACATACCTCCACCTCCTTATTCTGCTCCTCTGGGTCAGCAGCCACCACATGATCCAGACCTCCCCTCCTCAGCAGCAG CCGAGGCCAAAGCAGCCGAAGCAGCAGCGAGCGCCAGCTGTGCCACGCTGCCCCCTACACATGTGTACCTGCCACAG
- the unc13d gene encoding protein unc-13 homolog D — translation MSSQSEPPSKGDNLLRAPPQEHGLTKLKQFSPGPVRKLGLTRKLRGRDFKEDENPEEKARRHKEMELKPLYKELLYTIAHKMGKPSSNEVFTDDQLRQYIREAFTMTESEHDSLLEKVQSTEAPVYCLMATVKEAKGILGKDITGFSDPYCMLTIMEDEEENRTRKSRAKPLKSVVKDAVSDDKIYQTDIKKQTLNPIWNQTFVLEFGDVAGASFHLEMWDKDEEVSLSQKLEEFTTNLNNLRRMIKEAKKEKGTDDFLGKVVLKLKDLHCTEDSWYTLEPRTETYPDRGQCHLNLKFIHKGRDGTLSAGRSAYVNYCGILQQFVQAYMSKQQSSAPWKGGLCGEAQTLLELYATQNDLSPFLQDLAKWVAYSKLYQSLEVDSSVLLQQLTSIEYHWHQQELPYQQKQELGDSLHGFLQYGLCLVAKYRDIFPPIPSGTPKLHTLLRILVQICKTQAFQKLNPAQFDLHDEVSDAIQRGTEEWFTIKKGLHQPMTKDLSEIGSALSRLIGEVQEDIKHNKDIWNRVFASAVQVDVFTVVYKKFDSLLAKEVRETLSLMEGQMEQQLANSLFPVYLSLQAIHKDKAFLQKRGVLELINFHEGFREALPYWLNQAFSTTQDRVERAVQVDQLQPLQSGTVPIKHSSSAVDLVACIQPICQLWDQLSWPDPEEAFMLMVKITEDVCKIVVNYCRILKERVRVLSENSDHGCAINMLCVVVNDLEHLRSVLTRLPTQLNWAGLRDRTHDVIGESQFKNTLPSQLQQAQSILGREIRSALDTLGKKLNTDIETHVRSMSTRRRIPSKSTEDAAAPLMRYLEQELQYMNENLVQENFNSLLTPLWNNSVKIIHQVATQHQQQEGLMVFSQRLLYTLQCLEQCFHAEGNGLPLNKLHSDEYKALKSHLNHHALSSQQLVEKFLEGKIFEQKTYSGEKYGAVTLLASYRRSDQKLQIEVLNAVNLLPMDSNGLSDPFVQLCLEPYHIFAEVEPRCTQIKSCDLNPLFEENFEFMVSLEQCQAHGACLVITVLDHDTLSTDDFEGEAFLSLRSIPGVATEGKGDELSSRPNDTPAQIRLPLMHPKPNDNGILRLLESRKGDREAQAFVKKRRQREKQSQEATQP, via the exons ATGTCAAGTCAAAGTGAGCCCCCCAGCAAAGGAGACAATCTACTGCGAGCACCTCCACAA GAGCATGGCTTAACAAAGCTCAAACAG TTTTCACCTGGTCCTGTACGTAAACTAGGGTTGACGAGGAAATTGAGAGGGAGG GATTTTAAAGAAGATGAAAATCCAGAGGAGAAAGCAAGGAGACACAAGGAGATGGAG CTCAAGCCTCTGTATAAGGAGCTGTTATACACCATTGCACACAAAATGGGTAAACCATCTTCAAACGAGGTCTTCACAGATGACCAGCTTCGACAGTACATCAGGGAg GCTTTCACTATGACAGAATCAGAGCACGACAGCCTGTTGGAGAAAGTACAGAGCACAGAG GCCCCAGTGTACTGTCTGATGGCCACTGTCAAGGAAGCCAAAGGAATTCTGGGAAAAGACATCACTG GTTTTAGCGATCCATACTGCATGCTCACTATaatggaggatgaggaggagaatcGGACCCGCAAGTCCCGAGCAAAACCCCTTAAGTCTGTTGTAAAGGATGCAGTGTCAGATGATAAAATCTACCAAACAGACATTAAGAAGCAGACTCTTAACCCCATCTGGAACCAAACTTTTGTACT AGAATTTGGAGATGTTGCAGGCGCCAGCTTCCACCTCGAGATGTG GGACAAGGATGAAGAGGTGTCACTCTCTCAGAAACTAGAGGAGTTCACAACCAACTTAAATAATTTAAGAAG GATGATCAAGGAggccaaaaaagagaaaggcaCAGACGACTTTTTGGGAAAAGTTGTCTTAAAACTAAAG GATCTCCACTGTACTGAAGACAGCTGGTACACTCTGGAGCCTAGAACAGAGACTTACCCCGATCGTGGCCAGTGCCACCTCAACCTCAAGTTCATCCACAAAGGG AGAGACGGGACCCTGAGCGCTGGGCGAAGTGCTTATGTCAACTACTGCGGGATCCTGCAGCAGTTCGTCCAGGCTTACATGTCAAAGCAGCAG AGTTCTGCCCCATGGAAAGGGGGGTTGTGTGGCGAGGCTCAGACTCTGCTTGAACTGTACGCAACACAGAATGACCTTTCACCTTTTCTCCAGGACCTGGC GAAGTGGGTGGCCTACAGTAAGCTGTACCAGAGTTTAGAAGTGGACTCATCTGTGCTGTTACAGCAGCTCACCAGTATAGAATACCACTGGCATCAGCAGGAGCTGCCTTACCAGCAG AAACAGGAACTTGGGGACTCTCTTCACGGCTTTCTGCAGTACGGACTGTGTCTGGTGGCCAAATACAGAGACATCTTCCCTCCAATACCCAGTGGTACCCCCAAACTACACACACTGCTCAG GATTTTGGTCCAGATCTGTAAGACACaggcatttcagaaactgaaccCAGCTCAGTTTGACCTTCACGATGAGGTCAGCGATGCCATACAG AGAGGCACAGAGGAGTGGTTCACCATCAAAAAGGGTCTGCATCAGCCGATGACAAAG GACCTGTCAGAAATTGGGAGCGCCCTCTCTAGGTTGATTGGGGAGGTGCAGGAAGACATAAAACACAACAAGGACATCTGGAACAGGGTATTTGCCAG CGCTGTGCAAGTTGATGTGTTCACTGTCGTCTACAAGAAGTTTGACTCCCTG CTCGCAAAAGAAGTGAGGGAAACCTTGTCATTAATGGAGGGTCAGATGGAGCAGCAACTAGCCAACAGCCTGTTCCCAGTTTATCTGAGCTTGCAGGCCATCCACAAAGACAAGGCTTTCTTACAGAAAAG gGGAGTGCTAGAGCTGATAAACTTTCATGAGGGCTTCAGAGAGGCTCTGCCGTACTGGCTGAACCAGGCGTTCAGCACCACTCAGGATCGGGTGGAGAGGGCCGTGCAGGTGGACCAG CTCCAGCCGCTGCAGTCTGGTACGGTGCCAATAAAACACAGCTCCTCTGCAGTGGACCTGGTGGCATGTATCCAGCCCATCTGCCAGCTTTGGGACCAGCTGTCCTGGCCTGACCCCGAGGAGGCCTTCATGCTCATGGTCAAAATCACGGAG gatGTGTGTAAGATTGTGGTGAACTACTGTCGCATCCTGAAGGAGAGGGTCAGGGTGCTGTCTGAGAACTCCGACCACGGCTGTGCCATTAACATG TTGTGTGTGGTTGTGAACGACCTCGAGCACTTGCGGTCTGTGCTGACACGACTTCCTACGCAGCTGAACTGGGCGGGGCTTCGCGACAGGACTCATGATGTGATTGGGGAGAGCCAGTTCAAAAACACGCTGCCCTCACAGCTCCAGCAGGCTCAGAGCATCTTGGGCCGAGAGATCCGATCGGCTTTAGACACTCTTGGGAAGAAG TTAAATACAGACATTGAAACGCATGTCAGAAGCATGTCAACCAGGCGGAGGATTCCCTCCAAATCCACAGAGGAT GCTGCAGCCCCTCTAATGCGCTACCTAGAACAAGAGCTGCAGTACATGAATGAAAACTTGGTTCAAGAGAACTTCAACAG CCTCCTGACGCCTTTGTGGAATAACTCAGTGAAAATCATCCACCAGGTGGCTACTCAGCATCAGCAACAAGAGGGGCTGATGGTGTTCTCCCAGAGGCTGCTCTACACACTGCAG TGCCTTGAGCAGTGCTTCCACGCTGAGGGAAATGGACTTCCTTTGAATAAACTTCACTCTGATGAGTACAAG GCTCTTAAAAGTCACCTCAACCACCACGCCCTGAGCAGCCAGCAGCTTGTGGAGAAGTTCCTTGAGGGGAAAATATTTGAGCAG AAAACATACAGTGGAGAGAAATATGGTGCTGTCACCCTCCTAGCATCCTACAGAAGATCAGACCAGAAGCTCCAAATTGAGGTGCTGAATGCAGTCAACCTTCTACCAATGGACTCTAATG GTCTCAGCGATCCATTTGTGCAGCTGTGTCTGGAGCCTTACCACATCTTTGCTGAGGTAGAACCTCGCTGCACTCAGATAAAAAGCTGTGATCTCAATCCTCTTTTTGAAGAGAACTTTGAATT TATGGTTTCACTGGAACAGTGTCAGGCACACGGAGCTTGCCTGGTGATCACGGTTCTGGACCACGACACTTTGAGTACAGATGACTTTGAAGGCGAGGCCTTTCTGTCCCTCAGGTCAATACCAGGAGTCGCTACAGAAGGCAAAGGAGATGAACTGAGCTCACGGCCAAATGACACCCCTGCTCAAATCCGCCTGCCTCTGATGCATCCCAAACCTAACG ACAACGGCATCCTGCGGTTACTGGAGTCCAGGAAAGGAGACCGGGAGGCGCAGGCTTTTGTAAAGAAGCGacgacagagagagaaacagtcaCAGGAGGCCACTCAGCCATAa
- the wbp2 gene encoding WW domain-binding protein 2 isoform X2: MTLNQNHSESGGVIINNSESVLMNHDNVELVFCDAERLPEAFRKSKKGSIYLTPYRVIFLAKGRDALQSFMMPFYLMKGCEIKQPVLGANYIKGTINAEPGGGWEGSATFKLIFASGGAIEFGQYMLQVAAQASRGQPVTPGFGGCPYMANGAYAYPPPPANGMYPAGPPPGYSYPNPPPPDGFYPTPPAFDASAAYIPPPPYSAPLGQQPPHDPDLPSSAAAEAKAAEAAASASCATLPPTHVYLPQDKPPPYSPPEDKKNQ, translated from the exons ATGACTCTGAATCAGAACCACTCGGAGTCCGGCGGTGTCATCATCAACAACAGCGAGAG TGTGCTGATGAACCATGATAATGTGGAGCTTGTTTTTTGTGATGCGGAGAGGCTGCCCGAAGCCTTCAGAAAGAGCAAGAAGGGCAGCATCTACCTGACTCCATACAGG GTGATCTTCCTGGCTAAAGGACGTGATGCACTGCAGTCTTTTATGATGCCTTTCTACCTGATGAAGGGCTGTGAGATCAAACAGCCTGTCCTGGGGGCCAATTACATCAAGGGCACCATCAATGCAGAACCTGGAG GTGGTTGGGAGGGCAGTGCTACGTTCAAGCTCATCTTTGCTTCTGGAGGAGCCATAGAGTTTGGACAGTACATGTTGCAGGTTGCAGCTCAGG CATCCAGAGGTCAGCCTGTGACTCCTGGCTTTGGTGGGTGCCCCTACATGGCTAATGGGGCCTACGCTTACCCTCCCCCCCCTGCCAATGGAATGTACCCAGCAGGACCTCCACCTGGATACTCCTACCCTAACCCTCCTCCTCCAG ATGGATTCTACCCCACTCCTCCAGCGTTTGATGCCTCTGCAGCATACATACCTCCACCTCCTTATTCTGCTCCTCTGGGTCAGCAGCCACCACATGATCCAGACCTCCCCTCCTCAGCAGCAG CCGAGGCCAAAGCAGCCGAAGCAGCAGCGAGCGCCAGCTGTGCCACGCTGCCCCCTACACATGTGTACCTGCCACAG